One window of Nocardia sp. NBC_00508 genomic DNA carries:
- the aspS gene encoding aspartate--tRNA ligase, which yields MLRTHLAGSLRSEHAGLTVTLTGWVARRRDHGGVIFIDLRDASGVAQAVFREGEPAEHAHRLRAEYCVRVTGTVEPRPSGNENPELPTGAVEVNVTELEVLNESAPLPFQLDEQPGEEARLKHRYLDLRREAPAHAIRLRSKVNAAAREVLARHEFIEVETPTLTRSTPEGARDFLVPARLQPGSFYALPQSPQLFKQLLMVGGIERYYQIARCYRDEDFRADRQPEFTQLDIEMSFVRQEDVILLAEEILVALWKLVGYEIPTPIPHMTYAEAMRRFGTDKPDLRFGVEITECTEFFKDTPFRVFQAPYVGAVVMPGGASQARRQLDAWQEWAKQRGAKGLAYVLVNEDGTLGGPVAKNLSDAEREALAKHVGAVPGDCVFFAAGAAKAQRALLGAARVEIARKVGLIDEDAWAFVWIVDAPLFEPTAEATASGDVAVGHSAWTAVHHAFTSPKPESLDTFDIDPDSALAYAYDIVCNGNEIGGGSIRIHRRDVQERVFKVMGINHEEAQEKFGFLLDAFAFGAPPHGGIAFGWDRVTALLAGEDSIREVIAFPKTGGGVDPLTDAPAAITELQRKEAGLDVEPGRQKGEGATAAQ from the coding sequence GTGCTGCGCACCCACTTGGCTGGTTCGCTGCGAAGCGAGCATGCCGGTCTGACCGTCACTCTCACCGGCTGGGTGGCGCGGCGGCGTGACCACGGTGGGGTGATCTTCATCGATCTGCGCGACGCCTCGGGCGTGGCTCAGGCGGTGTTCCGCGAAGGCGAACCGGCCGAGCACGCGCACCGGCTGCGCGCCGAGTACTGCGTGCGCGTCACCGGCACCGTGGAACCGCGCCCGAGCGGCAACGAGAACCCGGAGCTGCCGACCGGCGCTGTCGAGGTCAACGTCACCGAGCTCGAGGTGCTGAACGAGAGCGCTCCGCTGCCGTTCCAGCTGGACGAGCAGCCCGGCGAGGAGGCGCGCCTGAAGCATCGCTACCTGGATCTGCGCCGTGAGGCTCCGGCGCACGCCATCCGGTTGCGGTCGAAGGTCAACGCGGCCGCTCGCGAGGTGCTGGCTCGCCACGAATTCATCGAGGTCGAGACGCCGACACTGACTCGCTCCACCCCGGAGGGCGCGCGCGACTTCCTGGTGCCCGCCCGCCTGCAGCCGGGCAGCTTCTACGCGCTGCCGCAGAGCCCGCAGCTGTTCAAGCAGTTGCTCATGGTCGGCGGCATCGAACGGTACTACCAGATCGCGCGTTGCTACCGCGACGAGGACTTCCGTGCCGACCGCCAGCCGGAGTTCACTCAGCTCGACATCGAGATGAGTTTCGTGCGCCAGGAGGATGTGATCCTGCTGGCCGAGGAGATCCTCGTCGCGCTGTGGAAGCTGGTCGGCTACGAGATCCCCACACCGATCCCGCACATGACCTACGCCGAGGCGATGCGCCGCTTCGGTACCGACAAGCCCGACCTGCGTTTCGGTGTCGAGATCACCGAGTGCACGGAGTTCTTCAAGGACACCCCGTTCCGGGTGTTCCAGGCGCCTTACGTGGGCGCGGTCGTCATGCCCGGCGGCGCGAGCCAGGCGCGGCGCCAGCTCGACGCCTGGCAGGAGTGGGCCAAGCAGCGCGGCGCGAAGGGTCTGGCGTATGTCCTGGTGAACGAGGACGGCACGCTGGGCGGGCCGGTCGCCAAGAACCTGAGCGACGCCGAGCGCGAGGCCTTGGCCAAGCACGTGGGTGCGGTGCCCGGTGACTGTGTCTTCTTCGCGGCGGGTGCGGCCAAGGCACAGCGCGCACTGCTCGGCGCGGCGCGCGTCGAGATCGCCCGCAAGGTCGGGCTGATCGACGAGGACGCCTGGGCGTTCGTCTGGATCGTGGACGCGCCGCTGTTCGAGCCGACGGCCGAGGCGACCGCGAGCGGCGACGTGGCGGTGGGCCATTCCGCCTGGACCGCGGTGCACCACGCGTTCACCTCGCCGAAGCCGGAATCGCTGGACACCTTCGACATCGACCCGGATTCCGCGCTGGCCTACGCCTACGACATCGTCTGCAACGGCAACGAGATCGGTGGCGGCTCGATTCGTATCCACCGGCGCGACGTGCAGGAACGCGTGTTCAAGGTGATGGGCATCAACCATGAGGAGGCGCAGGAGAAGTTCGGCTTCCTGCTCGACGCCTTCGCCTTCGGCGCCCCTCCGCACGGCGGCATCGCCTTCGGATGGGACCGGGTCACCGCGCTGCTGGCAGGCGAGGACTCGATCCGCGAGGTCATCGCGTTCCCGAAGACCGGCGGCGGCGTCGACCCGTTGACCGACGCACCCGCGGCGATCACCGAGCTGCAGCGCAAAGAAGCGGGGCTGGACGTCGAGCCGGGCCGGCAGAAGGGCGAGGGCGCGACCGCCGCGCAGTAA
- the ypfJ gene encoding KPN_02809 family neutral zinc metallopeptidase codes for MTFNEGMQIDPDRVSSGGGPGMGGKLALGGGAGGLIVLVLTLLLGGDPGSVLGNFTGAPDQSQTQPGTAGTPSHCRTGADANKYLDCRVALTAQSLDAVWSAELPKQTGKRYVEPNVVLFSGAVSTGCGNATSEVGPFYCPADRTAYFDTSFFQDLVDRFGASGGPLAQEYVVAHEFGHHIQNLLGDIGRAQRDPRGPQSGAVRTELQADCYAGIWAHFADELPAPGGGQPFLRPLSDKDVNDALSAAAAVGDDRIQRAAQGRVNPEAWTHGSSEQRQKWFLAGYRTGRVDACDTYSAPDLNNPPAPR; via the coding sequence ATGACCTTCAACGAGGGCATGCAGATCGATCCGGATCGGGTCTCGTCCGGCGGTGGCCCCGGCATGGGTGGCAAGCTCGCGCTGGGCGGCGGTGCGGGCGGACTCATCGTGCTGGTGCTGACCCTGCTGCTGGGCGGCGACCCCGGCTCCGTTCTCGGCAACTTCACCGGCGCGCCCGATCAGAGCCAGACGCAGCCGGGCACTGCGGGCACGCCGAGCCACTGCAGGACCGGCGCCGACGCCAACAAGTACCTCGACTGCCGGGTGGCGCTCACCGCACAGAGCCTGGACGCCGTGTGGTCGGCCGAACTGCCGAAACAGACCGGCAAGCGCTACGTGGAGCCGAACGTCGTGCTTTTCTCCGGTGCCGTTTCGACCGGCTGCGGCAACGCCACCAGCGAGGTGGGCCCGTTCTACTGCCCGGCCGACCGGACCGCTTACTTCGACACCAGCTTCTTCCAGGACTTGGTGGACCGTTTCGGCGCCAGTGGCGGTCCGCTCGCGCAGGAGTACGTGGTGGCGCACGAGTTCGGCCATCACATCCAGAACCTGCTCGGCGACATCGGCCGTGCACAACGTGATCCCCGCGGCCCGCAGTCCGGCGCGGTGCGCACCGAACTGCAGGCCGACTGCTATGCGGGCATCTGGGCGCATTTCGCGGACGAGCTGCCTGCGCCCGGAGGCGGCCAGCCGTTCCTGCGGCCGCTGTCGGACAAGGACGTCAACGACGCGCTCTCGGCGGCCGCGGCGGTCGGTGACGACCGCATCCAGCGCGCGGCGCAGGGCAGGGTGAATCCCGAAGCGTGGACGCACGGTTCCTCCGAGCAGCGGCAGAAATGGTTCCTCGCCGGCTACCGAACCGGTCGGGTCGACGCGTGCGACACCTACTCGGCGCCGGACCTGAACAATCCGCCCGCGCCGCGCTGA